The genomic DNA GGGGTCGGCCTTCGAGCCATCGATATCACTGCCGCGCGTGTAGCCGATGCTGGCGCTTAGGCCGGGGGAGAACCATTCGCCAAGATCTACTTCGTATTTAGTTTGCCACGAGGCTTCGTGCGGCCCATTGAAGTCGGATATCTGCATTGCATTGTCCAGCCAGATAGAGCCGCGGTTCACATAGTCGAACGGAGTGTCACCATGGACTTTCTGGTAGCCGATGCCGAATTTGTGTGCACCTAACGCATAGGTGCTCATCAAACTCCAAGTCGTGTTATCCACTTTGCCAGCATAGGCACTGCCAGTGTCCGTATTGCGGTAGATATTGAGGTTGTAGGACAGCGATTGTCTGTTGGCCAGTTGCCAGCTATAGGTGCTGCCAAGGTAATAGGTATTCCAAAAGTCCTCGAAATTGCCCGCGTAGGCCGTCAGGCTGAGGGCCTTTATTGGAGCACTCCAGGTACCGCCAACAAAGCTGAACGAATCCCCGCTCCGGGTTGCGCGCGTAATGTAGTTGGCGCGCAGCGGATTGTCGTTCCGGCGGGCCGTGCGGTCAGACCAGCCGGTAAAGTGACCGGCCTGCAGCGACAGATCCGGAATGTTCTTGCTGGTCAGCAGCCAGCCTGTGTTCGTTTCGGGCAGCAAGCGTGTATCGGACGAGTTGAAGATCGGGTTTTTTGTGCGCATCTCGCCATATTTCAACGTGGTGGACGATGCGCGGATCTTGACTGCCGCGCCAGCGCGTCCGTAGTCGTCCATAGATTCGCCGTCTGCCTCGGTCGGCAAATAGCGCTCACGGCCATTGTGGATGTTGTCGCGGTTCAGGTTGACGGCGCCGTATGCATGGGCATCCACCCCGAAACCGACAATCCCCTGTGTAAACCCGGACTGATACGTTGCCATCAGCCCGTAGCCGGCTTCTACAGCCTGGTCGCTGTAGACCTTCAGCTTGCGATTGTAGAAGCGGTCGCCATGCCGGTAGTCGAGCCCCTCGTACAGGGCACGATTCAGGATCTGCAGGCTTTGTCCTTCGAGCAGCCCTTCGGCCTTGTCCTGCTCGACTGTTGCATGGACGGGAAGGGCGCACAGCAATGTCATGGCGGCAGCGCATGGCGCCAGTTTCCGGTTTTTTTTCATCAGGTTTTTTCACCTTGCGGATCGGCGCCCGGTGGCACCCGTTGGTTGTGAAAGCGGCAAACGATGGCCTGGCATGAGTCAAGCCAAACAGGAATGCCTCTTTGTTGTTAGTCTGTCTAGTACATCATGACGATGAGTTTGACACAGATTCTCATTTTAATGATAATAATTGTCATTGTTAATTGAAAAATTATTCACATGCAAATCCAAACCGCGCTCTCTTCCGTGCTGCTGGTCACGTCGCTCGGGCTGTCCTCTTTCGCACACGCTGCGCCGCAGGTCGTCAAGGATGTACTCGGTCGCCAGGTCAGAGTGGATCTGCCGGCCAAGCGCGTTGTGCTGGCGTTTTACTTCGAGGATTACATGGCGATCGGTGGCGAAAAGGCGTTCGACAAGGTGGTCGGGATTTCGCGCGAGGCCTGGGAGGGCTGGCGTCCGGCCAACTGGGCGCTGTTCACGGCCCATCGGCCGTCCCTGAAAACCCTGCCCGATGTGGGCGAAGTCGAGGTGCAGACCTTCTCGGTGGAAAAGGTGTTGGCGCTGAAGCCGGACGTAGTGGTGCTGGCCGACTGGCAATACAAGGGCTTGGGGCCGGATGTGAAGCGTCTGGAGGATGCCGGACTGCCGGTTGTGGTGGTCGACTACAACATGGAACTGCCGGCCAATCACTACGCGAGCACGCTGCTGCTCGGCAAGATCGCCGGTGAC from Microvirgula aerodenitrificans DSM 15089 includes the following:
- a CDS encoding OprD family outer membrane porin, which gives rise to MKKNRKLAPCAAAMTLLCALPVHATVEQDKAEGLLEGQSLQILNRALYEGLDYRHGDRFYNRKLKVYSDQAVEAGYGLMATYQSGFTQGIVGFGVDAHAYGAVNLNRDNIHNGRERYLPTEADGESMDDYGRAGAAVKIRASSTTLKYGEMRTKNPIFNSSDTRLLPETNTGWLLTSKNIPDLSLQAGHFTGWSDRTARRNDNPLRANYITRATRSGDSFSFVGGTWSAPIKALSLTAYAGNFEDFWNTYYLGSTYSWQLANRQSLSYNLNIYRNTDTGSAYAGKVDNTTWSLMSTYALGAHKFGIGYQKVHGDTPFDYVNRGSIWLDNAMQISDFNGPHEASWQTKYEVDLGEWFSPGLSASIGYTRGSDIDGSKADPRGAYAYYGKDGKHWERDMLVRYTVRDGAAKGLAFHVRYSVHRNNEAHRKQGEYNIDQVRLGVEFPLSL